The proteins below come from a single Miscanthus floridulus cultivar M001 chromosome 1, ASM1932011v1, whole genome shotgun sequence genomic window:
- the LOC136467751 gene encoding protein MAIN-LIKE 2-like: MTVTLEDIAMILGVKIRGFPVTADTESKGWQQRVEHFLGRPLAAVEAGKKRRNSGVYLRWLHQQFWECPPNVDAQTMTYYCRAYVLHMFGTVLFPNGTRDTASWMYIPCLWNWEDASNRSWGSAILAFLYR, translated from the coding sequence atgacggtcactctcgaggacattgccatgatccttggagtcaaaatccgAGGATTCCCAGTGACAGCAGACACGGAGTCTAAAGGATGGCAGCagcgggttgagcacttcttgggacgtcccctagcggcagttgaggctggcaagaaacGGCGCAACAGTGGGGTGTACCTGAGGTGGCTTCATCAGCAGTTTTgggagtgcccacccaacgtagATGCCCAGACCATGACATACTACTGTCGGGCCTACGTCCTGCACATGTTTGGTACGGTTCTCTTCCCTAACGGCACTAGAGACACGGCGTCCTGGATGTACATCCCGTGCCTTTGGAACTGGGAGGATGCCAgcaataggagttggggctcggctatacttgccttcctgtacCGTTAG
- the LOC136504029 gene encoding ninja-family protein 1-like isoform X1, translating into MEGFSRDLLCGIGKGDEPPPEQRPRQLREQIEEIELSLGLSLGGRFGLDRKGDKLPRSSSVAAMLTPPVEVPAPRALSRTSSLPVLAEASEVGRQQGQAGWGSCRNGGGLGVEHAARLPASGSPSSASSGGDGQRLQGTLMRISSLPAVIEAAGNDEWKKCKEAQSLKRLEVKKKRIERRNSLTCNTSKEAAGQIPEEMNAHADKLVSSDEAVVMNNENHSSGKHLVKGLPPKYQATIASQDSLSAVGKKSNSAFKGTAITKEHSPSSSVPSSDEAISNVTAASPPPSSLPPRTATLGSRGDQSILGRAASRANSMGDVERRIMQEMPGVFTKGLPNGNRVEGFLYKYKKGDVRIVCICHGSFLTPSEFVEHAGAGKVDNPLRHIVVSPTPNL; encoded by the exons ATGGAGGGTTTTTCGCGGGACTTGCTGTGCGGGATTGGGAAGGGAGACGAGCCGCCACCGGAGCAGAGGCCGAGGCAGCTGCGCGAGCAGATTGAGGAGATCGAGCTCAGCCTCGGGCTATCGCTCGGCGGCCGGTTCGGGCTAGACAGAAAGGGGGACAAGCTCCCCCGGTCGTCATCCGTGGCGGCCATGCTGACGCCGCCGGTGGAGGTGCCGGCGCCGCGCGCGCTCTCGCGGACGAGCTCGTTGCCGGTCCTGGCCGAGGCGTCGGAGGTTGGGAGGCAGCAGGGGCAGGCTGGATGGGGTTCTTGCCGTAATGGCGGGGGTCTCGGCGTGGAACACGCGGCGAGGCTGCCGGCGAGCGGGAGCCCTTCCTCTGCCTCTTCGGGAGGTGATGGGCAGAGATTGCAAG GCACACTCATGAGGATTAGTTCACTCCCTGCTGTCATTGAGGCTGCTGGTAATGATGAATGGAAGAAATGTAAGGAAGCACAGAGTCTGAAGAGACTCGAGGTTAAGAAGAAAAGGATTGAGAGGAGGAACTCTCTCACTTGCAACACTTCAAAAGAAGCGGCTGGGCAGATTCCAGAAGAGATGAATGCACACGCTGACAAATTAGTAAGTTCTGATGAAGCTGTTGTGATGAATAACGAAAATCATAGCAGTGGCAAGCATCTGGTGAAGGGGCTTCCCCCAAAGTACCAGGCTACAATTGCATCGCAAGATAGTTTGTCAGCAGTGGGAAAGAAGTCAAACTCAGCCTTCAAAG GAACAGCCATCACTAAGGAGCACAGCCCGTCATCATCCGTTCCTTCCTCTGATGAAGCTATAAGTAACGTAACGGCAGCAAGTCCACCGCCTTCGTCTTTGCCTCCCAGAACAGCAACCCTTGGTTCCAGGGGAGATCAAAGCATTTTAGGCAGGGCTGCTTCAAGGGCCAACAGCATGGGGGACGTGGAAAGGAGGATAATGCAGGAGATGCCGGGCGTGTTCACCAAGGGGCTGCCCAACGGCAACAGGGTTGAAGGCTTCCTGTATAAATACAAGAAAGGAGATGTGAGAATCGTATGCATCTGCCATGGAAGCTTCCTTACTCCTTCGGAGTTCGTGGAGCACGCCGGAGCTGGCAAGGTGGATAACCCGCTGCGACACATTGTCGTCAGCCCTACCCCGAACCTGTGA
- the LOC136504029 gene encoding ninja-family protein 1-like isoform X2, with product MEGFSRDLLCGIGKGDEPPPEQRPRQLREQIEEIELSLGLSLGGRFGLDRKGDKLPRSSSVAAMLTPPVEVPAPRALSRTSSLPVLAEASEVGRQQGQAGWGSCRNGGGLGVEHAARLPASGSPSSASSGGDGQRLQGTLMRISSLPAVIEAAGNDEWKKCKEAQSLKRLEVKKKRIERRNSLTCNTSKEAAGQIPEEMNAHADKLVSSDEAVVMNNENHSSGKHLVKGLPPKYQATIASQDSLSAVGKKSNSAFKAITKEHSPSSSVPSSDEAISNVTAASPPPSSLPPRTATLGSRGDQSILGRAASRANSMGDVERRIMQEMPGVFTKGLPNGNRVEGFLYKYKKGDVRIVCICHGSFLTPSEFVEHAGAGKVDNPLRHIVVSPTPNL from the exons ATGGAGGGTTTTTCGCGGGACTTGCTGTGCGGGATTGGGAAGGGAGACGAGCCGCCACCGGAGCAGAGGCCGAGGCAGCTGCGCGAGCAGATTGAGGAGATCGAGCTCAGCCTCGGGCTATCGCTCGGCGGCCGGTTCGGGCTAGACAGAAAGGGGGACAAGCTCCCCCGGTCGTCATCCGTGGCGGCCATGCTGACGCCGCCGGTGGAGGTGCCGGCGCCGCGCGCGCTCTCGCGGACGAGCTCGTTGCCGGTCCTGGCCGAGGCGTCGGAGGTTGGGAGGCAGCAGGGGCAGGCTGGATGGGGTTCTTGCCGTAATGGCGGGGGTCTCGGCGTGGAACACGCGGCGAGGCTGCCGGCGAGCGGGAGCCCTTCCTCTGCCTCTTCGGGAGGTGATGGGCAGAGATTGCAAG GCACACTCATGAGGATTAGTTCACTCCCTGCTGTCATTGAGGCTGCTGGTAATGATGAATGGAAGAAATGTAAGGAAGCACAGAGTCTGAAGAGACTCGAGGTTAAGAAGAAAAGGATTGAGAGGAGGAACTCTCTCACTTGCAACACTTCAAAAGAAGCGGCTGGGCAGATTCCAGAAGAGATGAATGCACACGCTGACAAATTAGTAAGTTCTGATGAAGCTGTTGTGATGAATAACGAAAATCATAGCAGTGGCAAGCATCTGGTGAAGGGGCTTCCCCCAAAGTACCAGGCTACAATTGCATCGCAAGATAGTTTGTCAGCAGTGGGAAAGAAGTCAAACTCAGCCTTCAAAG CCATCACTAAGGAGCACAGCCCGTCATCATCCGTTCCTTCCTCTGATGAAGCTATAAGTAACGTAACGGCAGCAAGTCCACCGCCTTCGTCTTTGCCTCCCAGAACAGCAACCCTTGGTTCCAGGGGAGATCAAAGCATTTTAGGCAGGGCTGCTTCAAGGGCCAACAGCATGGGGGACGTGGAAAGGAGGATAATGCAGGAGATGCCGGGCGTGTTCACCAAGGGGCTGCCCAACGGCAACAGGGTTGAAGGCTTCCTGTATAAATACAAGAAAGGAGATGTGAGAATCGTATGCATCTGCCATGGAAGCTTCCTTACTCCTTCGGAGTTCGTGGAGCACGCCGGAGCTGGCAAGGTGGATAACCCGCTGCGACACATTGTCGTCAGCCCTACCCCGAACCTGTGA
- the LOC136504041 gene encoding replication protein A 70 kDa DNA-binding subunit B-like → MDAAKSVTPGAVSHILAHPSTGSDGAVPDLVVQVLDLKSIGTGSRFSFIATDGKDKIKAMLPTNFASEVHSGNLKNLGLIRILDYTCNLVKGNNDKVLIVVKCEFVCQALDAEINGEAKKEDPPIVLKPKDEGVVVAEQANAPPLVMKPKQEVKSASQIVNEQRGNAAPAARLSMTRRVHPLITLNPYQGNWVIKVRVTSKGNLRTYRNARGEGCVFNVELTDEDGTQIQATMFNEAAKKFYPIFELGKVYYVSKGSLRIANKQFKTVQNDYEMSLNENAIIEEAEGETFIPQVQYNFVKIDQLGSYVGGRELVDIVGVVQSVSPTLSVRRKIDNETIPKRDIVLADESGKTVNISLWNDLATMTGQELLDMVDSSPVVAIKSLKISDFQGVSLSTIGKSTLVINPDLPEAQNLKSWYDSEGKDTSLAPVGAEMGAARAGGLKSMYSDRVFLSHITSDPAMGQEKPVFFSLNAIISHIKPDQNMWYRACKTCNKKVTEAFGSGYWCEQCQKNDSECSLRYIMVLKVSDPTGEAWVSVFNEHAEKIIGCSADELDRIRKEEGEDSYVLKLKEATWVPHLFRVSVTQHEYMNEKRQRITVRSEAPVDYAAESKYLLEEIAKLTAC, encoded by the exons ATGGACGCTGCCAAGTCGGTAACGCCGGGCGCCGTGTCCCACATCCTGGCGCACCCGTCGACGGGCTCCGACGGCGCCGTGCCGGATCTCGTCGTCCAGGTCCTCGACCTCAAGTCCATCGGCACGGGCAGCCGATTCAG TTTCATAGCAACCGACGGGAAGGATAAGATCAAGGCGATGCTCCCCACCAACTTCGCGTCGGAGGTCCACTCCGGCAATCTGAAGAATCTCGGCCTGATCCGCATCCTCGACTACACTTGCAACCTCGTCAAAGGCAACAATGACAA AGTCTTGATTGTCGTCAAATGCGAGTTTGTGTGCCAAGCGCTCGACGCCGAGATCAACGGCGAGGCCAAGAAAGAGGACCCTCCAATTGTGCTGAAGCCCAAGGACGAAGGCGTGGTCGTGGCTGAGCAAGCAAATGCTCCCCCACTCGTGATGAAGCCCAAGCAGGAGGTGAAGTCCGCGTCCCAGATCGTGAATGAGCAGCGTGGAAA TGCTGCTCCTGCTGCGCGCCTTTCCATGACAAGGAGGGTCCATCCTTTGATCACTCTGAACCCCTACCAGGGTAACTGGGTCATTAAGGTGCGGGTCACGAGCAAAGGCAACCTGAGAACCTACAGGAATGCTCGTGGAGAAGGCTGTGTCTTCAATGTAGAGCTCACTGATGAGGAT GGCACGCAGATCCAGGCCACCATGTTTAATGAGGCTGCAAAGAAGTTCTATCCAATTTTTGAGCTGGGAAAGGTCTATTATGTCTCAAAAGGATCTCTTAGAATTGCCAACAAGCAGTTCAAGACTGTCCAAAATGACTATGAGATGTCACTAAACGAGAATGCTattattgaagaagcagaggGGGAAACTTTCATTCCGCAAGTGCAATACAACTTTGTCAAGATTGATCAGCTAGGATCATATGTTGGTGGCAGGGAGCTTGTAG ATATTGTTGGTGTGGTTCAGAGTGTATCTCCAACACTCAGCGTTAGAAGAAAGATTGACAATGAGACAATACCAAAGCGTGACATTGTTTTAGCAGATGAATC TGGCAAAACTGTTAATATTTCTCTCTGGAATGATCTCGCTACTATGACTGGCCAAGAGCTTTTGGACATGGTTGACAGTTCTCCTGTCGTTGCGATAAAGAGCCTAAAAATATCTGATTTCCAAG GTGTGTCTCTTTCAACTATAGGCAAAAGTACGCTCGTGATTAATCCAGACCTACCTGAGGCTCAGAATCTGAAATCATG GTATGACTCTGAAGGCAAAGATACTTCACTGGCACCAGTTGGTGCAGAAATGGGTGCTGCACGTGCTGGTGGCTTGAAGTCTATGTATTCTGATAGAGTTTTTCTGTCTCACATCACCAGTGATCCTGCTATGGGCCAGGAAAAG CCTGTTTTCTTCAGTTTGAATGCCATCATAAGCCACATCAAGCCTGACCAGAATATGTGGTACCGTGCTTGCAAGACCTGCAACAAGAAGGTGACTGAAGCTTTTGGATCTGGATACTGGTGTGAGCAATGCCAAAAGAACGACTCTGAATGCTCACTGAG ATACATCATGGTCCTCAAGGTCTCTGATCCCACTGGTGAGGCATGGGTGTCTGTGTTCAACGAGCATGCCGAGAAGATCATTGGCTGCAGTGCTGACGAGCTTGATCGGATCAGGAAAGAG GAGGGGGAGGACAGTTACGTTCTCAAACTCAAGGAAGCCACCTGGGTTCCTCACCTGTTCCGCGTCAGCGTCACGCAGCATGAATACATGAACGAGAAAAGGCAGAGGATCACCGTGAGGAGTGAAGCACCGGTCGACTACGCAGCTGAATCCAAGTACCTGCTTGAAGAGATCGCGAAGCTCACTGCTTGCTAG